From a region of the Brachionichthys hirsutus isolate HB-005 chromosome 9, CSIRO-AGI_Bhir_v1, whole genome shotgun sequence genome:
- the sgip1a gene encoding SH3-containing GRB2-like protein 3-interacting protein 1: MMEVISFFLSLSLGLKKRTRKAFGIRKKEKDNDSAGSPDRDGGEPQVESKRTNGAPNGFYGDIDWDRYNSPEVDEEGYSIRPDEESEEGATTKKSPFFSSDESEEEGDHRKKFKIKIKPLLADRIMTAPSVDELKASIGSIALSPSALRRSPGLKRNTSREEIARPRRVIPAVATAPAPAPQPPSTPQTPVSEDTTALFGPPLDTTFGESKTEAVLSESNVWGAPLSDPESSFTRSFPRGIPPPLPPKNVPSTVLPSIDGEAVSREADGSTVNPSIADLDNIFGPTQAPRAIENKSDTWICFSEETPDRSPLPEEPAPQLPTSPPPPESPAPPLPASPPPSEDPASSLPILPPPKEDPVSHLPTAPPPTVESAAPPVPSDCPTSISPPPAPLNEIAPSPPLISSPTSVPPAPATKTKTPPGVPSPADEPAARPIPPPLALSPVEQTKNTDSNKPNEVSVETVTSAIDACQRSRTTPPPLPPPTYRAAVSSPGPTSGAGGSSSGCPFPVQPATPSTVNHTSPPPPPPRPPSRPKLPPGKPTVGDASRPFSPPVTSASPPPIAPLARAESTSSISSTNSMSAATTPTVGKELCVSVSENDQPSLVWFDRGKFYLTFEGCSRGPSPLTMGAQDTLPVAAAFTETVNAFFKGADPSKCGVKIIGEMVLSFPAGITRHFANNPSPAVLTFSITNYSRLEHVLPNPQLLCCDTTAKVKADSKDFWVNMPNLIAHLKKVAEQKPQATYYNVDMLKYQVSTEGLQSIPLNLAVSWRCEPTSTDLRIDYKYNGDAMTTPVALNNVQFLVSVDGGVSKLQAVLPPAAWNAEHQRILWKIPDISQKSENGGVGSLLARFQLTGGPSKPAPLAVQFTSEGSTLSGCDIELAGPGYRFSLIKKRFSAGKYLADN, translated from the exons ATGATGGAAG tcatttctttttttctctctctctctttaggaTTGAAAAAGCGTACCAGGAAGGCCTTTGGGATAcggaagaaagagaaggacaATGACTCCGC GGGGTCACCAGACAGAGACGGGGGT GAACCCCAGGTTGAATCG AAGCGGACCAACGGGGCCCCTAATGGCTTCTATGGAGATATTGACTGGGACAGATAT AACTCTCCTGAAGTGGATGAGGAGGGCTACAGCATCAGACCTGATGAGGAGTCAGAGGAGGGAG CGACTACCAAAAAGTCCCCTTTCTTTTCTTCGGATGAGTCTGAAGAAGAGGGGGACCACAGGAAGAAATTCAAAATCAAGATCAAGCCACTGCTGGCTGATCGGATCATGACGGCGCCCTCAGTCGACGAGCTGAAAGCCTCCATAGGCAGCATAGCCCTGTCCCCGTCAGCTCTG AGACGTAGCCCG ggATTGAAAAGGAACACATCCA GAGAGGAGATTGCCAGGCCAAGACGTGTCATCCCTGCTGTGGCCACCGCTCCGGCTCCGGCACCACAACCTCCCAG CACTCCACAAACACCAGTGTCTGAAGACACCACAGCCTTGTTTGGGCCTCCTCTGGACACGACCTTTGGAGAATCAAAAACTGAAG CGGTTCTGTCTGAGTCCAATGTGTGGGGTGCTCCTCTATCAGACCCTGAATCCTCTTTTACAAGATCGTTTCCCAGGGGCA TTCCACCTCCACTTCCACCCAAGAATGTCCCATCAACTGTCCTCCCTTCTATAGATGGTGAGGCTG TGTCAAGAGAAGCTGACGGCTCCACCGTGAATCCTTCAATCGCTGACTTGGATAACATTTTTGGACCAACGCAGGCTCCCCGTGCTATCGAGAATAAAAGTGACACGTGGATCTGCTTTAGTGAAGAAACTCCTGACCGGTCACCCCTACCAGAGGAACCAGCACCTCAACTACCAACCTCCCCGCCTCCACCAGAATCCCCTGCCCCGCCCTTACCTGCATCACCGCCTCCTTCAGAAGACCCTGCATCATCTTTGCCCATCTTACCTCCCCCGAAAGAGGACCCTGTGTCTCATCTGCCAACAGCTCCGCCTCCCACAGTAGAGTCAGCTGCACCTCCTGTCCCCTCTGATTGTCCTACATCCATTTCTCCACCTCCTGCACCACTCAACGAGATTgcaccttctcctcctctcatctcctcacCCACCAGTGTACCCCCAGCCCCTGCTACCAAAACAAAAACTCCTCCAGGAGTGCCATCTCCTGCTGATGAACCAGCAGCACGCCCCATCCCGCCGCCGCTTGCCCTGTCTCCAGTGGAGCAGACAAAGAACACAGACTCCAACAAACCCAATGAGGTCAGCGTTGAAACTGTCACCTCAGCCATCGATGCTTGCCAGAGAAGCAGGACAACGCCTCCTCCGCTACCACCTCCCACATACCGGGCTGCAGTGTCCTCACCAGGTCCCACATCTGGAGCTGGTGGCTCGAGTAGCG gtTGCCCCTTTCCGGTGCAACCAGCCACTCCTTCGACAGTCAACCACACttcaccaccacctcctccaccccGCCCCCCTTCTCGGCCCAAACTTCCTCCAGGGAAACCAACTGTAGGAGATGCT AGTCGTCCATTCAGTCCGCCCGTCACCTCTGCAAGCCCCCCTCCCATCGCCCCCTTGGCGCGGGCCGAGAGCACCTcttccatctcctccaccaACTCCATGAGCGCTGCCACCACCCCCACAGTCGGTAAAGAGCTCTGCGTGTCcgtgtcag AGAATGACCAGCCATCCCTTGTATGGTTTGACAGAGGGAAgttttatttaacctttgaAG GCTGTTCCAGAGGACCCAGTCCTCTCACCATGGGGGCTCAGGACACACTTCCTGTGGCTGCTGCATTCACAGAGACTGTCAATGCGTTCTTTAAAGGAGCTGATCCCAGCAA gtGTGGTGTGAAGATCATAGGTGAGATGGTTTTGTCGTTTCCAGCAGGGATTACACGGCACTTTGCTAATAACCCGTCCCCCGCCGTGCTAACCTTCAGCATAACCAACTACAGCCGACTGGAGCATGTGTTGCCTAACCCCCAGCTCCTCTGCTG TGACACCACTGCAAAAGTCAAGGCTGATTCCAAGGACTTCTGGGTGAACATGCCGAACCTTATTGCCCATTTAAAGAAGGTGGCAGAGCAGAAGCCACAGGCAACATACTACAATGTGGACATGCTCAAATATCAG GTATCGACGGAGGGCCTTCAGTCGATTCCTCTGAACCTAGCGGTCAGCTGGAGGTGTGAGCCCACCAGCACTGATTTAAGGATAGACTACAAGTACAACGGGGATGCCATGACGAcgcctgtggccctcaacaacGTCCAGTTCCTCGTCTCTGTTGATGGCGGAGTTTCAAAACTACAGGCTGTCTTACCTCCTGCTGCATG GAATGCAGAGCATCAAAGAATCCTTTGGAAGATTCCTGATATCTCACAGAAATCTGAAAATGGAG gtgtggGATCGTTGTTAGCACGCTTTCAGCTAACAGGAGGCCCCAGTAAACCGGCTCCTCTGGCAGTGCAGTTCACCAGTGAGGGCAGCACCCTATCGGGCTGCGACATAGAACTCGCTGGGCCAGGATACCGCttctccctcatcaagaagagGTTTTCTGCAG GAAAATACTTGGCCGACAACTAA